The Hymenobacter oligotrophus genome segment GGTGGCTGCGTTTTTCTTTGTTGCCGCTGGCGTATATTTCGGAACTGTTGCCCTGCCCATGAAAGCGTTGCTCGCTGCCTTGCTGCTTGTTGGTGGTGCCTCGGTTGCCGAGGCTCAAAGCCTGCCGGCCGTGTACCTGAACGAGCAAAACCAGGAAGCCGTGCCCGACAGTGCCACGCACTACCGCGTGGTGGAGCAACAACCCGAAAACGGCTTGTACCCCATGCGCGAGTATGCCCTGAACGGCACCTTGCTGCTACGGGGTTATCTGGAAAGCCTCGAGCCGCCCAAGCGCAGCGGCCTGTTCACGACATATTACCCGAGCGGTGCCAAAGCCAGCCAGGTTAATTTCCAGAACGACCAGCCCAACGGCGTGTACGTGGCCTGGTACGAAGACGGCAAAGTGCAGGAGCGCGGCGAGTACTACAATGGCGAGCGAACCGGCCGCTGGCTTAGCGTGCACCGCAACGGGCAACGGCGCTCTACGGGCATGTACCATCAAAACCAGCCCACCGGTGAGTGGCGCTACTACTACAGCTCGGGCCAACCAGCCGCGGTAGAGCAAATAGGGCAGGAGGCCAGCGCGAAGCTATTCAACGAAGACGGAACCCGCCACGACGGATTGGTGCAGCGCCGGCAGGCACCCGAGTTTCCGGGCGGCGAGCAGGCCCTGGTCGAATACCTCATTCAGCACACCGTGTACCCTAAAGACGCCCGCCGCAAAGGAATTACCGGCAAGGTGTACGTAACCTACACCGTGGGCGAAGACGGCCGCGTGGGCCAAGTGCGCGTGCTGCGTGGCCTCTCGCCCGAAGCCGACCTAGAAGCCAAGCGCGTGGTGGAAAGCCTGCCTAGGTTCCGGCCCGGCCGCGAGTACAACGTGCCCACCAGCTTTACCTACACCGTACCCATTTACTTCGCGCCGCAGTTCAACTTGTTTGGTGGGCCCAAGCCCCCGCCCACGCCGCCCGTGGAGGCGCGCGCCAACTGGGAGTAAACGCAAAGCGGCCCCGCCACCTAGGTGGCGGGGCCGCTTTGCTTGGGCAGGGGCGCCTTAGGCGGTTACTTGCGCATCCAGCTTTTGGGCCAGCACGTGCTTCGGCACGGCGCCTACTTGCTTGTCAACTACCTGGCCGTTCTTGAACACCAGCAGCGTAGGGATGCTGCGAATGCCGAACTTCATCGAGGTTTGCGGGTTGGCGTCTACGTCAACTTTGCCAATTACGGCGCGGCCTTCGTACTCACCGGCCAATTCCTCAACTACCGGGCCTACCATGCGGCACGGGCCGCACCATTCAGCCCAAAAGTCTACCAATACAGGCTTATCGGAGTTGATGATTTCGTCGAAGTTGGCGTCGGTGATTTCAATGGCTTTGTGTCCCATTGTCTTATGCGGGTTAAGAAAGTGAGTGCCTAGGTTAACTAACCTGCTTACGCGAGTTGGGCGCGCAAGGTAGCAGATTGGATGGCAAACATAGAAGCTCCGGGAAAGTTCGAGTATTCGATTGGACTCAGAAGGTTGACCGGAGCAAACCAAAAGAACGTTATTCCTGGCCAAGCCTAGGCTACCTGTATACTGCCGTTAAACAGCAATTGCTTTCTGCGCCAATACACAGCTTGTTCCGGGCCACTTGTAGCGATGTTAGCTAGTGATTGAGTTTGAGGTTCCGGTTTAAATCAGCTGGCAAGTCTCAATTTCCATTTCGCGCATCTTGAAGATAAACGACTTCGGGTCAATGCGGTAGCGGCGCGAGTACGTATCCACCGTGAGGTGCTCGTGCGGTTCAGCAAACTTGATTTCGAGCTTCTTCGAGCCGGCGCATTCCTCCACGGCGGCCATAAAGCGGTCCATGAACGGCTCCGTAATGGTGCGCAGATCGAGTTGCACGCGCACGCCGTTGGCCAGCTTTTCGGCCACGTTGAACAGGGGCTCCATGGTCAGAATCTTGAACTCGAACTGATCGGAGTCGCGGAAACGTTGCGCGTACTTGCCCCGGATGTACATGGGCGGCACCTGCTCCTTGTCGTAGTTGCGCGGGTTGATGATGGCCGAAAAGCGGGTGTAATCGTCGCGGAACAAAGCCAGGTTGATGCTGGAGTCGTAGTCTTCCACGTTGAACGACACAAACGGTTGGCCCGTCTTGGTCGTCTTAAACATCACGTTCGAAATCAGCCCGGCCACCGTGATGTCGCGGTTCTTGTAGTTCT includes the following:
- a CDS encoding energy transducer TonB — its product is MKALLAALLLVGGASVAEAQSLPAVYLNEQNQEAVPDSATHYRVVEQQPENGLYPMREYALNGTLLLRGYLESLEPPKRSGLFTTYYPSGAKASQVNFQNDQPNGVYVAWYEDGKVQERGEYYNGERTGRWLSVHRNGQRRSTGMYHQNQPTGEWRYYYSSGQPAAVEQIGQEASAKLFNEDGTRHDGLVQRRQAPEFPGGEQALVEYLIQHTVYPKDARRKGITGKVYVTYTVGEDGRVGQVRVLRGLSPEADLEAKRVVESLPRFRPGREYNVPTSFTYTVPIYFAPQFNLFGGPKPPPTPPVEARANWE
- the trxA gene encoding thioredoxin, encoding MGHKAIEITDANFDEIINSDKPVLVDFWAEWCGPCRMVGPVVEELAGEYEGRAVIGKVDVDANPQTSMKFGIRSIPTLLVFKNGQVVDKQVGAVPKHVLAQKLDAQVTA